The following are encoded in a window of Chionomys nivalis chromosome X, mChiNiv1.1, whole genome shotgun sequence genomic DNA:
- the Srpx2 gene encoding sushi repeat-containing protein SRPX2 codes for MAGQLTQGGALSLLLFLTPAVTPTWYAGSGYSPEESYNEVYAEEVPAARTLDYRVPRWCYTLNIQDGEATCYSPRGGNYHSSLGTRCELSCDRGFRLIGRRSVQCLPSRRWSGMAYCRQMRCHTLPFITSGSHTCTNGVLLDSRCDYSCASGYHLEGDRSRICMEDGRWSGGEPVCVDIDPPKIRCPHSREKMAEPEKLTARVYWDPPLVKDSADGTITRVTLRGPEPGSHFPEGEHVIRYTAYDRAYNRASCKFIVKVQVRRCPVLKPPQHGYLTCTSAGDNYGATCEYHCDGGYERQGTPSRVCQSSRQWSGSPPICTPMKINVNVNSAAGLLDQFYEKQRLLIVSAPDPSNRYYKMQISMLQQSTCGLDLRHVTIIELVGQPPQEVGRIREQQLSASIIEELRQFQRLTRSYFNMVLIDKQGIDRERYMEPVTPEEIFTFIDDYLLSNQELARRREQRDVCE; via the exons ATGGCTGGTCAACTGACTCAAGGAGGTGCTCTCTCCCTGCTGCTCTTCCTAACGCCAGCAGTGACCCCAACATGGTACGCAG GGTCCGGCTACTCTCCAGAGGAAAGTTACAATGAAGTATATGCAGAAGAGGTCCCAGCCGCCCGCACCCTGGACTACCGAG TCCCCAGATGGTGTTATACATTGAATATCCAGGATGGAGAAGCCACATGCTACTCACCAAGGGGAGGAAATTATCACAGCAGCCTAGGCACACGTTGTGAGCTCTCCTGTGACCGTGGCTTTCGACTGATTGGACGGAGGTCGGTGCAATGCTTGCCAAGCCGCCGTTGGTCTGGAATGGCCTACTGCAGGC AGATGAGATGCCACACACTGCCATTCATCACTAGCGGCAGCCACACCTGCACAAACGGGGTGCTGCTCGATTCCCGCTGTGACTATAGCTGTGCCAGTGGCTACCACCTGGAAGGTGATCGCAGTCGCATCTGCATGGAAGATGGACGATGGAGTGGAGGCGAGCCTGTGTGTGTAG ACATAGATCCACCCAAGATCCGTTGTCCTCACTCACGAGAGAAGATGGCAGAGCCAGAGAAACTAACCGCTCGCGTGTACTGGGACCCACCCTTGGTGAAAGATTCTGCTGATGGTACCATCACCAG GGTGACACTTCGGGGCCCAGAGCCCGGTTCTCACTTTCCTGAAGGAGAGCATGTGATTCGTTACACTGCCTATGACCGAGCCTACAACAGGGCCAGCTGCAAGTTCATTGTAAAAGTACAAG TGAGACGCTGTCCGGTTCTGAAGCCACCACAGCATGGCTACCTCACCTGCACCTCCGCAGGAGACAACTACGGTGCCACTTGCGAATATCACTGTGATGGTGGCTATGAACGCCAGGGCACCCCATCCCGAGTCTGCCAGTCAAGTCGACAGTGGTCAGGATCACCACCTATCTGTACTC CTATGAAGATTAATGTCAATGTCAACTCAGCTGCTGGCCTTCTGGATCAGTTCTATGAGAAACAGCGGCTCCTCATAGTGTCAGCTCCTGATCCCTCCAATCGATACTACAAAATGCAGATCTCCATGCTGCAG CAATCCACCTGTGGACTGGACCTGCGGCATGTGACCATTATTGAGCTGGTGGGGCAACCACCGCAGGAGGTGGGGCGCATCCGGGAGCAACAACTATCAGCCAGCATCATTGAGGAGCTCAG GCAATTCCAGCGCCTCACTCGTTCCTACTTCAACATGGTGTTAATTGACAAGCAGGGTATTGACCGGGAACGCTACATGGAACCTGTCACCCCTGAGGAAATCTTCACATTCATTGATGACTACCTGCTGAGCAACCAGGAGCTGGCCAGGCGTCGGGAGCAAAGGGATGTCTGCGAGTGA
- the Tspan6 gene encoding tetraspanin-6 isoform X1 — protein MLKLYAMFLTLVFLVELVAAIVGFVFRHEIKNSFKSNYVNALKEYNSTRDYRSEAVDKIQSTLHCCGVTNSGDWEDTNYYSETGFPKSCCKLEGCTPQRDKDKVNKEGCFIKVMTIIESEMGVVAGISFGVACFQLIGIFLAYCLSRAITNNQYEIV, from the exons ATGCTGAAACTG TATGCGATGTTTCTGACCCTCGTTTTTTTGGTTGAACTAGTTGCTGCCATTGTAGGATTTGTGTTCAGACATGAG ATCAAGAACAGCTTTAAAAGTAACTATGTAAACGCTCTGAAGGAGTACAACTCCACAAGGGATTATAGGAGCGAAGCCGTAGACAAGATCCAAAGTACG ttgcaTTGTTGTGGTGTCACCAACTCTGGAGATTGGGAAGATACTAATTATTATTCAGAAACAGGATTTCCCAAGAGCTGCTGTAAACTGGAAGGTTGTACTccacagagagacaaagataaAGTCAACAAAGAA GGTTGTTTCATAAAGGTCATGACAATTATAGAATCAGAAATGGGAGTTGTTGCTGGAATTTCTTTTGGAGTTGCTTGCTTTCAG CTAATTGGAATCTTTCTCGCCTACTGCCTCTCTCGTGCCATAACAAATAATCAGTATGAAATAGTATAA
- the Tspan6 gene encoding tetraspanin-6 isoform X2, giving the protein MASPSRRLQTKPVITCLKSVLLIYTFIFWITGVILLAVGIWGKVSLENYFSLLNEKATNVPFVLIGTGTVIILLGTFGCFATCRASAWMLKLYAMFLTLVFLVELVAAIVGFVFRHEIKNSFKSNYVNALKEYNSTRDYRSEAVDKIQSTLHCCGVTNSGDWEDTNYYSETGFPKSCCKLEGCTPQRDKDKVNKEGCFIKVMTIIESEMGVVAGISFGVACFQLIGIFLAYCLSRAITNNQYEIV; this is encoded by the exons ATGGCGTCCCCATCTCGGAGGCTGCAGACTAAACCAGTCATTACTTGTTTAAAAAGCGTTCTCTTGATCTACACTTTCATCTTTTGG ATCACTGGTGTTATCCTTCTTGCCGTTGGCATATGGGGCAAGGTGAGCctggaaaattatttttccctCTTAAATGAGAAGGCCACCAATGTCCCTTTTGTGCTCATTGGCACGGGCACTGTCATTATTCTCTTGGGCACCTTTGGTTGTTTTGCTACCTGTCGGGCCTCTGCATGGATGCTGAAACTG TATGCGATGTTTCTGACCCTCGTTTTTTTGGTTGAACTAGTTGCTGCCATTGTAGGATTTGTGTTCAGACATGAG ATCAAGAACAGCTTTAAAAGTAACTATGTAAACGCTCTGAAGGAGTACAACTCCACAAGGGATTATAGGAGCGAAGCCGTAGACAAGATCCAAAGTACG ttgcaTTGTTGTGGTGTCACCAACTCTGGAGATTGGGAAGATACTAATTATTATTCAGAAACAGGATTTCCCAAGAGCTGCTGTAAACTGGAAGGTTGTACTccacagagagacaaagataaAGTCAACAAAGAA GGTTGTTTCATAAAGGTCATGACAATTATAGAATCAGAAATGGGAGTTGTTGCTGGAATTTCTTTTGGAGTTGCTTGCTTTCAG CTAATTGGAATCTTTCTCGCCTACTGCCTCTCTCGTGCCATAACAAATAATCAGTATGAAATAGTATAA